A single region of the Gammaproteobacteria bacterium genome encodes:
- a CDS encoding phosphoglycerate kinase has product MSFIKLTDLDLAGKRVLIRADLNVPVKEGKVTSDARITASMPSVEHCLAAGAKVMVMSHRGRPEEGVYSEENSMAPIAATMSEKLGKDVRLIKEYLDGGFEVANGEVVLLENVRFNAGEKKDDVDLAKKYAALCDVFVMDAFGTAHRAQASTHGVGQNAPTACAGLLLASELDSLAKALANPARPMVAIVGGSKVSTKLTVLEALSEKVDQLVVGGGIANTFLKAMGHNVGKSLCEDDLVDTAKVLIEKMKNRGANIPIATDVVCGKEFSETAEATLKAAGDVEDDDMIFDIGPESAKELAEIISKAGTIVWNGPVGVFEFDQFGAGTEVVSRAIAEADGFSLAGGGDTIAAIQKYDLYDKVSYISTAGGAFLEYLEGKTLPAVAMLEARAK; this is encoded by the coding sequence ATGTCTTTTATCAAGTTGACCGATCTTGATCTGGCTGGCAAACGTGTCTTGATCCGTGCCGACCTGAATGTTCCTGTTAAAGAGGGCAAAGTGACCTCCGATGCACGCATCACTGCGTCCATGCCCAGTGTTGAACACTGCTTGGCTGCCGGTGCCAAAGTGATGGTGATGTCCCATCGTGGTCGCCCTGAAGAGGGGGTTTACTCCGAAGAGAATTCAATGGCTCCCATTGCCGCCACCATGAGTGAAAAATTGGGCAAAGACGTACGCCTGATCAAAGAGTATTTGGACGGCGGTTTTGAGGTTGCTAACGGCGAGGTGGTGCTGTTGGAAAACGTGCGTTTCAATGCCGGTGAGAAAAAAGACGACGTTGATTTAGCGAAAAAATACGCTGCACTTTGTGATGTGTTTGTGATGGACGCCTTTGGTACCGCGCACCGGGCGCAAGCGTCAACCCACGGTGTGGGGCAAAATGCCCCTACCGCCTGTGCTGGTCTGCTGTTGGCCAGTGAGCTGGACAGTTTGGCCAAAGCTTTGGCCAATCCAGCACGTCCGATGGTGGCGATTGTCGGCGGCTCCAAGGTTTCAACCAAACTGACCGTATTGGAAGCGTTGTCTGAAAAAGTCGATCAGCTGGTTGTGGGGGGCGGTATCGCCAACACCTTCTTGAAAGCGATGGGGCATAACGTCGGTAAATCGCTCTGCGAAGACGATCTGGTGGATACGGCCAAAGTATTGATTGAGAAGATGAAAAATCGTGGCGCGAACATTCCCATCGCCACCGATGTGGTGTGTGGCAAAGAGTTCAGCGAAACCGCTGAAGCGACCTTGAAAGCCGCAGGTGATGTGGAAGACGACGATATGATTTTTGACATCGGTCCAGAATCGGCCAAAGAGCTGGCTGAGATCATCAGCAAAGCGGGTACCATCGTTTGGAATGGTCCGGTGGGTGTGTTTGAGTTTGATCAGTTTGGTGCTGGTACCGAAGTGGTTTCCAGAGCGATTGCTGAAGCGGATGGTTTCTCTCTGGCCGGTGGTGGTGATACCATCGCGGCAATTCAAAAATACGATCTGTACGACAAAGTGTCTTATATTTCTACTGCCGGTGGTGCGTTCTTGGAGTATCTGGAAGGTAAAACATTGCCCGCAGTGGCGATGTTGGAAGCACGGGCTAAGTAG
- the pyk gene encoding pyruvate kinase, with the protein MRRTKILATLGPASESPEMVEKVILAGADVVRLNFSHGSHDEHRERARLVREVSKKHNRCVGILGDLQGPKIRTDRFVEGKVTLEQGDVFTLDAELDRDAGTKASVGITYKALPKDVNVEDYLILDDGRLVLKVTSIEGAKIHTTVEVGGLLSNNKGINRRGGGLSAPAITEKDRADILLAAEIQVDFLAVSFPRNAADINYARKLLREAGGTGAIVAKIERAEIMGVIDEAIEASDVIMIARGDLGVEIGDAELPAVQKELINKSRIANKIVITATQMMESMIENPIPTRAEVFDVANAVMDGTDAVMLSAESAAGKHPEKAIEAMGRICETAEQHVNAKKSSHRINSTFEFIDEGIAMSAMYAANHLGVKAIAAMTESGSTPLWMSRISSAIPIYALTRNDHTSSKVTLYRGVHPMKFQTIYNSHAEANKAVVDVLKQSGAVEDGDLVIITKGDLMGVHGGTNAMKIVRVGELIEADT; encoded by the coding sequence GTGAGAAGAACGAAGATTCTGGCAACTCTGGGACCCGCAAGTGAGTCCCCTGAAATGGTTGAGAAGGTAATTCTTGCTGGGGCGGACGTGGTGCGTCTCAATTTTTCTCACGGCAGTCATGATGAACATCGTGAGCGCGCTCGTTTGGTGCGTGAGGTGTCTAAAAAGCATAATCGTTGTGTGGGTATTTTGGGCGATCTTCAAGGGCCTAAAATTCGCACTGACCGTTTTGTAGAGGGCAAAGTGACTCTTGAGCAGGGTGATGTCTTTACACTGGATGCGGAACTGGATCGTGATGCCGGTACAAAGGCTTCTGTGGGCATTACTTACAAAGCCTTGCCGAAAGACGTCAATGTAGAAGACTATCTGATTTTAGATGACGGTCGTCTGGTATTGAAAGTGACCTCAATTGAGGGTGCTAAGATTCACACTACCGTTGAAGTGGGTGGGTTGTTGTCCAATAACAAGGGCATCAATCGTCGTGGTGGTGGGCTGTCTGCTCCTGCGATTACAGAAAAAGATCGGGCGGATATTTTATTGGCTGCTGAGATTCAAGTGGATTTTCTAGCGGTCTCTTTTCCGCGCAACGCCGCAGACATCAACTACGCGCGTAAATTGCTGCGTGAAGCCGGTGGTACCGGTGCAATTGTTGCTAAGATTGAACGCGCTGAAATTATGGGTGTGATTGACGAGGCGATTGAAGCCTCTGATGTGATTATGATTGCCCGTGGTGATCTCGGGGTTGAGATCGGTGATGCTGAACTGCCAGCGGTACAGAAAGAGCTGATCAATAAAAGTCGTATTGCGAATAAAATCGTTATTACGGCCACGCAGATGATGGAGTCGATGATCGAAAACCCGATCCCGACCCGTGCAGAAGTGTTTGATGTTGCCAATGCGGTGATGGACGGCACCGATGCGGTGATGTTATCCGCTGAATCTGCCGCAGGTAAACACCCAGAGAAAGCCATTGAGGCGATGGGGCGCATTTGCGAAACGGCTGAACAGCATGTGAATGCAAAAAAATCCTCTCATCGGATCAACTCAACCTTTGAGTTTATTGATGAAGGCATCGCCATGAGCGCCATGTATGCAGCCAATCATTTAGGTGTGAAAGCCATTGCGGCCATGACCGAATCCGGTTCCACGCCGCTTTGGATGTCGCGCATCAGCTCGGCTATTCCGATTTATGCACTGACCCGTAACGACCACACCAGCAGTAAAGTGACTCTGTATCGCGGTGTGCATCCGATGAAGTTTCAGACCATTTACAACAGCCATGCGGAAGCTAATAAAGCGGTGGTGGATGTGTTGAAACAGTCGGGTGCGGTGGAAGATGGCGATTTAGTCATTATCACCAAAGGCGATTTGATGGGGGTGCATGGCGGCACCAATGCGATGAAAATTGTGCGTGTCGGTGAGTTGATTGAAGCCGATACCTAA
- the fba gene encoding class II fructose-bisphosphate aldolase (catalyzes the reversible aldol condensation of dihydroxyacetonephosphate and glyceraldehyde 3-phosphate in the Calvin cycle, glycolysis, and/or gluconeogenesis) gives MALISLRQLLDHAAENSYGLPAFNVNNMEQVHAIMQAADAVNSPVILQGSAGARSYAGEPFLRHLILAAIEMYPHIPVCMHQDHGASPDICVRSMQSGFSSVMMDGSLESDAKTPASYEYNVNVTKQVVDIAHACGVSVEGELGCLGSLETGMMGEEDGHGAEGKLDLDMLLTDPDEAADFVKKTGVDALAIAIGTSHGAYKFTQEPTGNILRIDRVREIHARIPDVHLVMHGSSSVPQDWLQIINNYGGDMGQTYGVPVDEIVEGIKSGVRKINIDTDLRMASTGAVRRHLHDNTSNFDPRKFLKAATESMSDICKNRYEAFGAAGMASKIKPRSLETMFSEYASGSLDPIVK, from the coding sequence ATGGCACTGATCTCTCTACGTCAGCTGCTGGATCACGCTGCTGAAAACAGCTACGGTCTACCCGCATTTAACGTTAACAACATGGAGCAGGTGCATGCGATCATGCAAGCTGCCGATGCGGTTAACAGCCCCGTCATTTTGCAAGGTTCTGCCGGTGCGCGTTCTTATGCAGGTGAACCCTTTTTGCGCCATCTGATTTTGGCTGCAATTGAAATGTACCCTCATATCCCAGTCTGCATGCATCAGGATCACGGCGCTTCTCCTGATATCTGTGTGCGTTCCATGCAGTCGGGTTTCAGCTCGGTGATGATGGACGGTTCACTGGAAAGTGATGCTAAAACCCCTGCCAGCTATGAATATAATGTCAATGTCACCAAACAAGTGGTTGATATTGCACACGCGTGTGGTGTTTCAGTGGAAGGTGAGCTGGGTTGCCTCGGTTCTCTGGAAACGGGCATGATGGGCGAAGAAGACGGTCACGGTGCCGAAGGCAAATTGGATCTGGACATGTTGTTGACCGATCCTGATGAAGCCGCTGATTTCGTTAAGAAAACCGGTGTGGATGCGTTGGCCATTGCCATCGGTACCTCTCACGGTGCGTATAAATTCACCCAAGAGCCTACCGGTAATATCTTGCGTATTGACCGTGTGCGTGAAATTCACGCGCGTATTCCTGATGTGCATTTGGTCATGCACGGTTCTTCTTCTGTGCCTCAGGATTGGTTGCAGATCATCAACAACTACGGTGGTGATATGGGCCAAACCTACGGCGTGCCTGTTGATGAAATCGTTGAAGGCATCAAGTCAGGTGTGCGTAAAATCAACATCGATACCGATTTGCGCATGGCCTCTACCGGTGCGGTACGTCGCCACTTGCACGACAACACTTCTAACTTTGATCCTCGCAAATTCCTCAAAGCGGCTACAGAATCTATGTCTGACATCTGTAAAAACCGTTATGAAGCGTTTGGTGCAGCGGGCATGGCGAGCAAAATTAAGCCTCGCTCTCTGGAAACCATGTTTTCCGAGTATGCCAGTGGCAGTTTAGATCCTATTGTTAAATAA
- a CDS encoding sulfur globule protein CV1: protein MKTLKMITAVALLTVSAASQAWWGPFDNNNNSNGFGNGFGDMFGDMSFSMNFNGNGNGNGNNGYNNGYNNNNMFNNMFGNGSFGFNMKTSFKGNNNMNGNGYGYNAPYYGYAPVAPAAAPVAPQTPAAK, encoded by the coding sequence ATGAAAACTTTGAAGATGATCACTGCTGTTGCTCTGCTGACCGTTTCTGCCGCTTCTCAAGCGTGGTGGGGTCCTTTTGACAACAACAATAACAGCAACGGTTTTGGCAACGGCTTCGGTGATATGTTTGGTGACATGAGCTTCAGCATGAACTTTAACGGCAACGGCAACGGCAACGGCAATAATGGCTATAACAACGGTTACAACAACAATAATATGTTCAACAACATGTTCGGTAACGGTTCTTTTGGTTTCAACATGAAAACCTCGTTCAAAGGCAACAACAACATGAACGGTAATGGTTATGGCTACAACGCCCCTTATTACGGTTACGCTCCTGTTGCACCTGCCGCAGCTCCAGTAGCACCTCAGACTCCTGCTGCTAAATAA
- a CDS encoding methyltransferase, producing the protein MAKIEAADLARLREDIVFDAELCGKSLRFHSTWGLFSPKAVDEGTRLLLDHMEVAIDDDCLDVGCGYGPLGLTMAALAPEGQTLLVDKDFVAVDYSAKNAKVNGLDNVGICLSNGFSHVGERKFDIIVSNLPAKTGKELFYLYFYDALARLKPGGKLYVVTITGLRKFVARAFDEVFGNYKKVKQGKTYTIGLAIKKS; encoded by the coding sequence ATGGCGAAAATAGAGGCGGCAGATTTGGCGCGTTTGCGGGAAGACATCGTCTTTGATGCTGAGTTGTGTGGTAAATCGTTGCGTTTTCACTCCACTTGGGGGTTGTTTTCTCCCAAAGCAGTGGATGAAGGCACACGCTTGTTGTTGGATCACATGGAGGTTGCCATTGATGATGACTGTTTGGATGTGGGGTGTGGGTATGGGCCATTGGGTTTGACCATGGCCGCTCTGGCTCCAGAAGGCCAAACATTGTTGGTGGATAAAGATTTTGTTGCCGTTGACTACAGCGCCAAAAATGCCAAAGTGAACGGTTTGGATAATGTGGGCATCTGTTTGAGTAACGGTTTTAGTCACGTTGGTGAGCGTAAGTTCGACATTATTGTCTCCAATTTACCGGCAAAAACGGGCAAAGAGCTGTTTTATCTCTATTTTTATGATGCTTTGGCGCGCCTGAAACCAGGCGGAAAACTGTATGTGGTGACCATTACCGGCTTGCGTAAATTTGTTGCCCGCGCGTTTGATGAGGTGTTTGGCAATTACAAAAAGGTCAAGCAGGGTAAAACCTATACCATTGGTCTGGCAATTAAAAAGAGCTGA
- a CDS encoding DUF3413 domain-containing protein, whose amino-acid sequence MNYWWTCFLFGKTALSYVQRFVTTPEKRRLSGWLTWFVVLNGVILSLMASGFVAYMPALEGGLTQVYLPLALLGHFSLLVYLLALPLFLLLLFWPSRGLLLILSVAAASVGVILLKIDLLVYAQYRFHISGFVVDLALNSGDEVFNFSADTWWQMQWMVAVVLLLESLLAWAIWRYRARFCCAGKVTLSLLGVIVVSHAIHAWADAAYDQRITRLTRHIPAYHPATALDFFERYGWVDMRENRAARRLRVEDKSTDLNYPLVPLRCAQRDEKALNVLLIVADTVRADVLNHAVMPHLHSFSEGAQTVNFKQHFSGGNSTQAGIFSLFYGLPATYWNDMYGNQVGPVLMSQLLKEEYRFSILSSSKLTSPAFDRTVFSEFPNLRLFYEGNEPWLRDEAVLDEWFSFLDNCQDETPFFGFLFLDSVHGYSFPDTDPAPFEPMWEEVNHLELNDEFDPEPYFNRYKVAAHYLDSLLGEVLDDLKQRGLLENTVVVITSDHGEEFNDNGAGYWGHGSNFTSAQTQVPLLIHWPKRQGREVEYRTSHLDLVPTLMQELLHCDNPIRDYSSGHSLFDNRPRPWMVIGSYFNYGIVEPDRVTVTYPTGHYEIVDLHNRTIKNAVQRPQVVMPALQEMSRFYR is encoded by the coding sequence ATGAATTATTGGTGGACGTGTTTTCTGTTTGGCAAGACGGCTCTGAGTTATGTGCAGCGCTTTGTTACTACCCCTGAAAAGCGTCGGTTATCAGGTTGGTTGACGTGGTTTGTTGTTTTAAATGGCGTGATCTTGAGCTTAATGGCCAGTGGTTTTGTAGCTTATATGCCTGCTCTTGAGGGAGGTTTGACGCAGGTTTATCTGCCCTTGGCGTTGCTGGGGCATTTTTCTCTCTTGGTCTATCTCTTGGCTTTGCCGCTGTTTCTACTGCTGCTGTTCTGGCCCAGTCGCGGGCTGTTGCTGATACTGTCTGTTGCGGCGGCCTCGGTTGGGGTGATTTTGCTCAAGATTGATCTCTTGGTGTACGCACAGTATCGCTTTCATATCAGTGGTTTTGTGGTGGATTTGGCGCTGAATTCCGGTGATGAGGTGTTTAATTTCTCTGCGGATACGTGGTGGCAGATGCAGTGGATGGTGGCCGTCGTGTTGCTGCTGGAATCTCTGTTGGCGTGGGCTATTTGGCGTTATCGTGCCCGTTTTTGTTGTGCGGGCAAGGTTACTTTGTCCCTGCTTGGGGTGATTGTTGTCAGCCATGCCATCCATGCTTGGGCCGATGCCGCGTATGATCAGCGCATCACCCGTTTGACGCGCCACATTCCGGCTTATCATCCGGCCACGGCGCTCGATTTTTTTGAGCGTTACGGTTGGGTGGATATGAGAGAAAATCGTGCCGCCCGTCGCTTGCGTGTGGAGGATAAATCAACGGATCTTAATTACCCTTTGGTACCGCTGCGTTGCGCTCAGCGAGATGAAAAGGCTCTGAATGTGCTTTTGATTGTCGCAGACACGGTGCGTGCCGATGTGCTGAATCACGCGGTTATGCCTCATTTGCACTCGTTTTCAGAGGGTGCGCAGACGGTTAACTTTAAGCAGCATTTCAGTGGGGGTAACAGTACCCAAGCCGGTATCTTCAGTCTTTTCTACGGTCTACCAGCCACCTACTGGAATGATATGTATGGCAATCAGGTGGGGCCGGTGTTGATGAGTCAGTTGCTTAAAGAGGAGTATCGTTTCTCTATACTCTCTAGCTCCAAGTTAACCAGCCCGGCTTTTGATCGCACGGTGTTCAGTGAGTTTCCAAACTTACGCCTCTTTTACGAAGGCAATGAGCCTTGGTTGCGTGATGAAGCGGTACTTGATGAGTGGTTCTCTTTTCTGGATAACTGTCAGGATGAGACGCCTTTTTTTGGTTTTTTGTTTCTCGATTCTGTACACGGGTACAGCTTTCCCGATACCGATCCAGCGCCGTTTGAGCCGATGTGGGAGGAGGTCAACCATCTGGAATTGAACGATGAGTTTGACCCTGAACCGTACTTCAATCGTTATAAAGTGGCGGCTCATTATCTGGACTCGCTGCTGGGAGAGGTGTTGGATGACCTGAAGCAGCGTGGTTTATTGGAGAATACGGTGGTGGTGATCACCAGCGATCACGGTGAAGAGTTTAATGATAACGGCGCAGGTTATTGGGGACACGGCAGTAATTTTACCTCCGCTCAAACTCAGGTGCCGTTGCTGATTCATTGGCCGAAGCGGCAAGGCCGAGAGGTTGAGTATCGAACCTCTCATCTTGATCTGGTGCCGACGCTGATGCAGGAGTTGCTGCATTGCGATAACCCCATTCGGGATTACAGCAGCGGCCATTCGTTGTTTGATAACCGCCCTCGTCCTTGGATGGTGATCGGCAGTTATTTTAATTACGGCATCGTAGAGCCCGATCGAGTGACGGTTACCTATCCTACGGGGCATTATGAAATCGTTGATTTGCACAACCGCACGATTAAGAACGCCGTCCAACGACCGCAGGTGGTGATGCCCGCTTTGCAAGAGATGAGTCGTTTTTACCGGTGA
- a CDS encoding transglycosylase SLT domain-containing protein, with the protein MRYVLILMLVFTGSFQPTLASEPNLQLQRQQFLHARLFLQQGNEVAFQDLKKQLQSYPLAKFLQFEWLQRQIEQGSVQSRQIQHFFKRYPKTALSRRLRQSWLMDLAARSQWQTFLRVAKGHRKELDGDLACARLQALHDLGHLRGVVGEARKLWVSAKRHQGRCASVFAQLEQQRPPASPLVWQRISVAMRRSKPALAASLRHFLKPSARLWLDVWIAVHHQPKLIFSNRRLQRDTLLSRKIVLHGVKQLARQNLVEMHKKWPAVKNRYKFRSDQVNRMARYLAMRAAYLGMPEAHGFLKALKRKQHNGQTRSWLVRAALRQQNWPEVLSAIGRLSKAERGEKEWRYWQARALEATGKKKVAEKIYRRLARRAHYYGFMAADRLQGKYRFYHKAIVARKKVQQALLLREDMRRVQEYRAVNLWPEARHEWNVALKKLNREQLKAAALLADRWQWHDRALFAAAQGKLFNDLELRYPMPYKTAVFAAAANETLPPSLVYGVIRQESAYMPRVKSHVGAVGLMQLMPATAQTVATALGSASFKVVDLKTVATNLKFGTHYYRQVLDQFAGNQAMASAAYNAGPHRVERWLPGQRAMPADVWVDTIPFTETRGYVKSVLGNATIFEWRMKGETMRISERMKQVPSRSALSL; encoded by the coding sequence ATGCGGTATGTTTTGATATTGATGCTTGTTTTTACTGGCTCATTTCAGCCTACATTGGCTTCTGAGCCAAATTTACAGTTGCAACGTCAGCAATTTTTACACGCTCGGCTGTTTTTACAGCAGGGAAATGAGGTTGCTTTTCAAGACCTTAAAAAGCAGTTACAGAGTTACCCTTTAGCCAAATTCCTTCAGTTTGAGTGGTTACAACGACAAATTGAGCAAGGATCTGTTCAAAGCCGTCAAATTCAACACTTTTTTAAACGTTATCCCAAAACGGCTCTGAGTCGTCGATTACGCCAGAGTTGGTTGATGGATCTGGCGGCAAGGTCGCAGTGGCAGACTTTTCTGCGGGTGGCGAAGGGTCATCGAAAAGAGTTGGATGGAGATTTGGCCTGCGCTCGTTTGCAGGCATTGCACGATTTAGGACATCTGCGGGGCGTGGTGGGAGAGGCGCGAAAGCTGTGGGTGAGCGCCAAACGGCATCAAGGCCGTTGTGCGTCTGTTTTTGCACAACTGGAGCAACAGCGGCCACCGGCATCGCCTCTGGTCTGGCAGCGTATTTCGGTGGCGATGCGACGCTCTAAACCGGCTTTGGCAGCATCGCTGCGCCATTTTCTTAAGCCCAGTGCGCGTCTGTGGTTGGATGTGTGGATTGCGGTACACCATCAACCAAAGTTGATTTTCAGTAACCGTCGCTTGCAAAGAGACACCCTGCTGTCGCGGAAAATTGTCTTGCACGGTGTGAAGCAGTTGGCGCGTCAAAATTTGGTTGAGATGCATAAAAAATGGCCTGCGGTGAAAAATCGTTATAAATTTCGTTCTGATCAGGTGAATCGCATGGCGCGTTATTTGGCCATGCGTGCGGCTTATTTAGGGATGCCAGAGGCACATGGATTTCTTAAGGCTCTGAAGCGTAAGCAGCATAATGGGCAGACTCGCAGTTGGTTGGTGAGAGCAGCGTTACGGCAACAAAATTGGCCGGAAGTGTTATCTGCAATTGGGCGTTTGTCAAAAGCAGAGCGCGGCGAAAAAGAGTGGCGTTACTGGCAGGCGCGCGCTTTGGAAGCAACAGGGAAGAAAAAAGTCGCAGAGAAGATCTATCGACGCTTGGCGCGGCGTGCCCATTATTACGGCTTTATGGCCGCCGACCGCCTGCAGGGTAAGTATCGTTTTTATCATAAGGCGATTGTGGCGCGGAAAAAGGTGCAGCAGGCGCTGTTGTTGCGTGAAGATATGCGCCGAGTGCAGGAGTATCGGGCGGTGAATTTATGGCCAGAGGCGCGTCATGAGTGGAATGTGGCGCTGAAAAAACTCAATCGTGAGCAGTTAAAAGCGGCGGCACTGTTGGCGGATCGTTGGCAGTGGCATGATCGCGCTCTGTTTGCGGCGGCTCAGGGCAAGCTGTTTAATGATTTGGAGCTGCGTTATCCGATGCCCTATAAAACAGCGGTGTTTGCCGCTGCGGCGAATGAAACGTTACCACCCTCTTTGGTGTATGGCGTCATTCGTCAAGAGAGTGCCTATATGCCAAGGGTGAAATCCCATGTGGGGGCGGTGGGCTTGATGCAGTTGATGCCGGCTACGGCACAGACGGTGGCGACCGCTTTAGGTTCGGCCTCTTTTAAGGTAGTGGATCTGAAAACGGTGGCGACCAATTTGAAATTCGGTACCCACTATTATCGGCAAGTACTGGATCAGTTTGCCGGTAATCAAGCGATGGCCAGTGCGGCTTATAATGCGGGTCCGCATCGAGTGGAGCGTTGGTTGCCTGGCCAGCGTGCGATGCCTGCGGATGTTTGGGTCGATACGATCCCCTTTACGGAAACGCGGGGATATGTGAAGTCGGTGTTGGGCAACGCCACCATTTTTGAGTGGCGCATGAAGGGCGAGACGATGCGTATTTCAGAACGCATGAAGCAGGTGCCCAGTCGCAGCGCCTTGTCGCTCTGA
- a CDS encoding BolA/IbaG family iron-sulfur metabolism protein — protein sequence MQMQTRITEKLQAELHPTHLEVVNESHMHNVPANSESHFKVTIVSAQFEGKMLIARHRLINKVLASELDGGIHALALHTLTATEWQKKAGQVTDSPPCHGGSK from the coding sequence ATGCAAATGCAAACCCGCATCACCGAAAAACTGCAAGCAGAGCTGCACCCCACACACTTGGAAGTGGTCAATGAAAGCCACATGCACAATGTGCCTGCCAACTCTGAATCGCACTTCAAGGTAACCATCGTCAGTGCGCAATTTGAGGGAAAAATGCTCATCGCACGCCACCGTCTAATCAACAAAGTACTGGCCAGCGAATTGGATGGCGGCATTCACGCCTTAGCACTGCACACCTTGACTGCAACCGAATGGCAGAAAAAAGCCGGTCAAGTCACCGACTCTCCCCCTTGTCACGGTGGCTCTAAATAA
- the tviB gene encoding Vi polysaccharide biosynthesis UDP-N-acetylglucosamine C-6 dehydrogenase TviB: MLDIKNSKIGIIGLGYVGLPLAVEFGKKITTVGFDINAARISELKSGKDSTLEVEPERMQEADKLSYSDNIDDLRNCNIYIVTVPTPINAHKQPDLSPLEGASHLLGQVIQQDDVVIYESTVYPGATEEVCVPILEKESGLTYNQGFYIGYSPERINPGDKEHRVINILKVTAGSTPEIADFVDELYRSIIIAGTYKASSIRVAEAAKVIENTQRDVNIALVNELALIFNKLGIDTLEVLEAAGTKWNFLPFKPGLVGGHCISVDPYYLTHKAQEIGYHPQVILAGRHINDSMGAYVAEQVVKQLTRRRVHVVDAHILVMGLTFKENCPDLRNTRVVDIIAEFESYHAHVDVYDPWVSSDEAEHEYNIKPIQEPELGKYDAIVLAVGHHQFMQMGVEKIRALGTDNNILYDVKGLLPRESVDGRL; this comes from the coding sequence ATGTTGGATATCAAAAATTCCAAAATTGGCATTATTGGCCTTGGCTACGTCGGCCTACCACTGGCCGTCGAGTTTGGCAAAAAAATCACCACGGTCGGTTTTGATATCAATGCCGCCCGCATTTCTGAACTAAAGTCAGGCAAGGACAGCACTTTAGAAGTGGAACCTGAGCGGATGCAGGAAGCGGATAAGCTCAGCTATTCAGACAACATCGACGATCTGCGCAACTGCAATATCTACATCGTCACCGTGCCGACCCCAATCAATGCCCACAAACAGCCCGACCTGTCGCCACTGGAAGGAGCCAGCCACCTGCTCGGCCAAGTGATCCAACAAGACGACGTGGTCATTTATGAATCCACCGTCTATCCAGGTGCCACCGAAGAGGTCTGCGTACCCATTCTGGAAAAAGAGTCTGGGCTGACCTACAACCAAGGCTTTTATATTGGTTACAGCCCTGAACGCATCAACCCAGGTGACAAAGAACACCGAGTCATCAACATCCTCAAAGTGACCGCCGGCTCCACCCCTGAAATCGCCGATTTTGTTGATGAGTTGTATCGCAGCATTATCATTGCCGGTACCTACAAAGCCAGCAGCATTCGGGTTGCAGAAGCGGCCAAAGTGATCGAAAACACCCAACGGGATGTCAATATTGCCTTGGTCAATGAATTGGCACTGATCTTCAACAAACTCGGCATCGACACCTTAGAAGTGCTTGAAGCAGCGGGTACCAAATGGAACTTCTTGCCCTTCAAACCAGGCTTGGTGGGCGGTCACTGCATCAGCGTAGACCCTTACTATCTGACTCACAAAGCCCAAGAGATTGGCTACCACCCACAGGTGATTCTCGCCGGTCGCCACATCAACGACAGCATGGGGGCTTATGTGGCCGAGCAAGTAGTCAAGCAGCTCACTCGCCGCCGTGTGCATGTGGTGGATGCTCATATTTTGGTGATGGGTTTAACCTTTAAAGAAAACTGCCCCGATCTGCGCAACACCCGCGTGGTGGACATCATCGCCGAATTTGAAAGCTATCACGCCCATGTGGATGTCTACGATCCGTGGGTCAGCAGCGACGAAGCGGAACACGAATACAACATCAAACCCATTCAAGAACCTGAGCTGGGCAAATACGACGCCATCGTCTTGGCCGTTGGCCACCACCAATTTATGCAAATGGGGGTAGAAAAAATTCGCGCTCTCGGCACGGATAACAACATTTTGTACGATGTTAAAGGCCTACTGCCCCGTGAAAGTGTGGACGGTCGCCTGTAG